A segment of the Deltaproteobacteria bacterium genome:
TTCAAATTCGTTCAAAGCTCGTTGCTCTGCTCTTATGGAGCACACTCATCGTTTTTAACATCGGCTGTACGCCCATGAAGTCTCCACCTGATTGGCGTTACTTCGACCTATCCACCAACGAAGTCACCGTGGGCAAAGGGCGCGGCCAAGGTAAAGCCATCGCCGCACCAGAGCTGGCCAAGCAATACTTAGAGGCATGCCAAGACGGTTCGGGACCCGCCTGTCATAGGCTAGGAACTCTGCACGTTGGCGGCATTGGCGTGACTCGAAACGAAAATAGAGCCAAAGAACTCTTTATCCAATCTTGTAAACTTAAAGACGGCCGGGGCTGCTATGCCAAAGAGAACGGGCCCAACAGGCAAGACCCAAGATTCATTCCGGTTATGGGATCTTGGTGCAATGAAGGGATAGTCGATGGCTGCGTTCGGC
Coding sequences within it:
- a CDS encoding sel1 repeat family protein, producing the protein MPFQIRSKLVALLLWSTLIVFNIGCTPMKSPPDWRYFDLSTNEVTVGKGRGQGKAIAAPELAKQYLEACQDGSGPACHRLGTLHVGGIGVTRNENRAKELFIQSCKLKDGRGCYAKENGPNRQDPRFIPVMGSWCNEGIVDGCVRLAIAFEEGEPRQHIPVDLERAIELYRAACALQHRPSCEHMMDVARDLDAKKSPENKTQKTKD